The following nucleotide sequence is from Anaerolineales bacterium.
TCAGTAGTGGGTCGGGTTGGGTGAGGTTGCATATCTCCAGCCCGGTGGACATGGCCTCCAACCAGGCGGCATTCAGCCTGACCTGTACCCCCTGAGGCACGCCTCCCAAGGGAAAGCATTGTAGCGCAAGAGTGATTCTTGCGCTACAATTTATTTAAAGCGGCTGCCCATCATGAATCTGACCCAGGTGATTAAAAAACAAGCTCGATCTCTCGGATTTTCTCTGGTGGGGGTCACTGGTTGTGACCCTGTACCTCATGTCGAAGTTTTCCAGGCCTGGCTTGCGCAAGGCCGGTGTGGCGAGATGGCATATTTAAATTCTGAACGTTCCCGGCAGATGCGCGCTCATCCAGGCTTATTGTTGCCGGGCTGTCGTTCGATCCTCGTATTGGCAACCCGTTACCTGACACCATCTCCCCTTCACCTGGGAGCAGGGCCGAACCATCAATTACATGGCAGGATCGCCGCCTACGCATGGGGAGAGGATTACCATGAAGTGCTCCCTGGGAGATTGCGTGCCTTGGTCGAGTATATTGAGGGCCAGGTAGGCCATGCAGTTCCCAACCGATGCTATACCGATACTGGCCCCATCCTGGAACGTGAGCTGGCCCAGCGCGCTGGTCTGGGTTGGATCGGCAAAAATACCAGCCTGATCAGCCCATCTGGCGGGTCATATTATCTTTTAGCTGAGGTCCTGCTCGGGTTGGAATTGGAGCCCGACCCGCCCGTTGTGGCTGACCGTTGCGGTACCTGCCAGCGGTGCGTTGCAGCCTGCCCAACCGCCTGCATCCTGCCTGACCGTACCCTGGATGCCCGGCGGTGTATTTCGTATCTGACCATCGAGTTGAAAGGCTCTATTCCTCCCGAATTGCGGACTTCCATACAAGGTTGGGTGTTCGGCTGCGACGTCTGCCAGCAGGTCTGCCCGTGGAATCGTTTTGCTGCTGGCGAGGAAAGTCCCTTGTTCGACCATCGGCTGGCTGATTCATCCCCCGACTTGCTGACCGAGTTGGGCCTTTCGAACGTGGCCTTCAACCGCAAGTATCGCCACAGCCCGCTTAGCCGTACGAAACGCAGGGGTTATTTGCGCAACATCTCCGTGGCCCTGGGCAACTTGCGAGATAATGGAGCCGTGCCCGCCTTGACGGAAGTTATAATGCATGAGCCCGAGGCATTGGTCCGCTCCCATGCAGCCTGGGCCCTGGGAAGGATCCGGACCCAGGCGTCTGAACAGGCATTAAAGCAAGCCTTGGACCGTGAAGCTGACGTGCTTGTGATCTCCGAGATTCATTCAGCGCTTGAGTCAATTGTGCCAAACTCGAATAACAGGTGAATGATTTGAACACTTTCCATAAAATGAAAACGATCGGCTTGTGTGTGTTTATGCTCATGCTGGTATTGAATGGCTGCCGCTACCCGAGCACAGCCATCCCCACGATATCCGGGTCAAAGCAGCCTACCGCAACGGCAGAACGTGCAATGATCCCCACATCCACCATCATGCACATTCCCACACCTACCCAGGCAGGAGTGTCACTGCCTTTGCTCATTCAGGCGATACCAGTGGGGAGCCCCACGCCTGCCCTGGCCAGCACAGTCATCCAGGTACCCACCGCGGCTGCATCCCCAACCCAGGCAATCACGCCTGCTCCGGCTGCAGATATCACCCTGTTGTTCACCGGGGTGATTGTACCCGCCCGCTGCGTGCAGAGTGCCATTGATGCCCGTGGAGATGCCAACTATGTCTATGGGGCTGTGCGCGATATCATCTCGAGTGCCGACCTGGCAGTGGGTACGCTGAACACCACCCTGAGTGACCTGTCCACCCACACCGGCTGTATCGTGACTTATGTATTGGTCAGCGATGCGCGCAGTGCGGTGGCGGCTGCTTCGGCCGGTTTTGACGTGATGAGTGTGGCAACCAATCACATCAAGAACTGCTCCGGGGCAAGCTGTGCCGATAGCTACAACCGGGCTTTCTTCGACACGCTTGATAACCTGCGGGCCAACAATATCCAACCGGTTGGGGCGGGGATGAATATGGAAGATGCCTTGCAGCCCGTGGTCATGGAAGTTAAAGGCATACGCTTTGGGATCGTCTCCCTTGGCATGGTGGAGCCGATGGCTTTCGCCGGGGCTGATTCCCCTGGCATCGCTCCGCTGACGGACGAGAACTTGCAAGCTGCCATCGCCAACGTCAAGGGCGAGTCGGACGTGGTCATCGTCATGCCCCACTGGGGCCCCGAAGACTCGGCTGACCCAACCAGCTACCAGCGGCATTTTGCCCAGGTGTCGGTGGATGCCGGGGCAGACGTGGTGGTGGGTAACCACACCCATGTCGTCCAGGCTATCCAGCAGATCAACGGTGTCGATGTATTTTATGGTCTGGGTAACTTCATCTTCGACCAAACCTGGGATCTGGCTCACCAGCAGGGGGTGATCCTGTTGCTGCATTTTTCCGGCATGCAGTATACGGGGTACGAGATCATCCCTACTCACGTGGATGGGGACGGAACCGTGCATATCGCTGGTCCGGATGAGGCAACTTCCATTATCGAACGTATCGAAGCCGCAAGTGCGCTCTTAAAGTAGCACCTGACCTGTCAGAGGAAACCAGGGCAAGGATCAGGCTGGAGTGCGGTATACTCATTGGACGAAAGTGGGAGGAGAGGACCATGCCAGACAACGATAAGCTCACCAGCATCATCATCTTCGGAGCCTCGGGCGATCTTACCTGGCGCAAGCTGGTGCCCGCCTTGTATAACAATTACATCAAAGGCCGCATGGTGAAATGTGACAGGATCATCGGTTTCGCCCGCCGCCCTTTCACCGATGAATCCTTCAGTGAACGTTTGCTTGAAGGGGTAAAGACCTTCAGTCCCGAGAGCTTTGATTCACAGCGCTGGGGCGAGTTTTCCACGAAGCTGATCTACTTCCAGGGCAACCTCGACGCCCCTGATGATTTCAACCGTTTGGGTTCGTTCCTCTCCGAACAGGAGGGCAAACCAGCCAACCGCCTGTATTACCTGGCGACCGCCCCTGAGCACTATATCCCGGTGGTCAACTGCCTGGGCCGTGCCCACCTGGCAGACCAGAGCGAGGGCTGGCGCAGGATCATTGTCGAAAAGCCGTTCGGAAATGATCTCAGCTCGGCTCGTGAGCTGAACAAGATTCTGCATTCCGTATTTGATGAAAGCCAGATCTACCGTATCGACCATTACCTGGGCAAGGAAACCGCCCAGAATATCCTGTTTTTCCGCTTCGCCAACACCATCTTCGAGCCGATCTGGAACCGGCGCTATGTGGACAACATCCAGATCACGGTATCGGAGACCGTGGATATCGAGCATCGGGCCGATTATTACGACAGCGTGGGCGTGTTACGTGATATGTTTCAGAATCACCTGCTCCAGCTGCTCTCATTGGTAGCCATGGAGCCCCCCGCCTCCTTTGAGGCTGATGCGGTGCGCAATGAGACCTTCAAGCTGCTCTCCTCCATTCGCCCGGTAGCGCTGACGGATACCGTGCGGGCCCAATACGAGGGTTACCGCCAGACTGAAGGGGTGGCAACTGATTCACAGACGCCCACCTATGCCGCGGTAAAACTGTACATCGATAACTGGCGCTGGAAGGGTGTGCCCTTCTATCTGCGCTCAGGCAAAAGCCTGGCACAGAAAACTTCCCAGGTCATTGTGGAATTTCAGCGCCCACCCCATTTGATGTTCCACCTGCCGGACGAGTACCAGTTTATCCCCAACATCCTGGCGCTGTGCATCCAACCAGACGAGGGCATCCACCTGATGTTTGAGGCCAAAGTACCGGATTCTGACCAGGACATGCGCAGCGTGGACATGGAATTCCACTATCGTGATTCTTTCGACTGTGTGCTGCCCGATGCATATGAGCGATTGCTTA
It contains:
- the queG gene encoding tRNA epoxyqueuosine(34) reductase QueG, with protein sequence MNLTQVIKKQARSLGFSLVGVTGCDPVPHVEVFQAWLAQGRCGEMAYLNSERSRQMRAHPGLLLPGCRSILVLATRYLTPSPLHLGAGPNHQLHGRIAAYAWGEDYHEVLPGRLRALVEYIEGQVGHAVPNRCYTDTGPILERELAQRAGLGWIGKNTSLISPSGGSYYLLAEVLLGLELEPDPPVVADRCGTCQRCVAACPTACILPDRTLDARRCISYLTIELKGSIPPELRTSIQGWVFGCDVCQQVCPWNRFAAGEESPLFDHRLADSSPDLLTELGLSNVAFNRKYRHSPLSRTKRRGYLRNISVALGNLRDNGAVPALTEVIMHEPEALVRSHAAWALGRIRTQASEQALKQALDREADVLVISEIHSALESIVPNSNNR
- the zwf gene encoding glucose-6-phosphate dehydrogenase, whose amino-acid sequence is MPDNDKLTSIIIFGASGDLTWRKLVPALYNNYIKGRMVKCDRIIGFARRPFTDESFSERLLEGVKTFSPESFDSQRWGEFSTKLIYFQGNLDAPDDFNRLGSFLSEQEGKPANRLYYLATAPEHYIPVVNCLGRAHLADQSEGWRRIIVEKPFGNDLSSARELNKILHSVFDESQIYRIDHYLGKETAQNILFFRFANTIFEPIWNRRYVDNIQITVSETVDIEHRADYYDSVGVLRDMFQNHLLQLLSLVAMEPPASFEADAVRNETFKLLSSIRPVALTDTVRAQYEGYRQTEGVATDSQTPTYAAVKLYIDNWRWKGVPFYLRSGKSLAQKTSQVIVEFQRPPHLMFHLPDEYQFIPNILALCIQPDEGIHLMFEAKVPDSDQDMRSVDMEFHYRDSFDCVLPDAYERLLMEALRGDASLFTRSDGIEAAWKLIDSITQGWEASNIPELSLYRRGSWGPSEAAALLARDSRSWRLGCVSD